Proteins co-encoded in one Pseudoliparis swirei isolate HS2019 ecotype Mariana Trench chromosome 7, NWPU_hadal_v1, whole genome shotgun sequence genomic window:
- the LOC130197173 gene encoding dickkopf-related protein 4-like isoform X1, translating into MWRSVLCVSLVWGLGLGLDLDRNTIRSSKETSQQKGGLPDRIHGDRVERPVRRRTETKKCSTLDCYLPTQVGGCSNRAQRRPFSQDRQVDRQVDRQADRQADRQADRQADRDIFNRTKAPEMSSCVRSVDCASGLCCVRYLTGKRCQRIPVEGEACLLRSSGKLRRKLGRCECDAGLSCAADRGAEPGRAKGQGVCQPRMGRGQRNTRHSGKKKQTVERSC; encoded by the exons ATGTGGAGAAGCgtcctgtgtgtatctctggtctggggtctgggtctgggtctggatctGGACCGCAACACCATCCGGTCCTCCAAAGAGACCTCGCAGCAGAAAGGCGGGCTGCCG GATCGTATCCATGGCGACAGGGTGGAGCGTCCCGTACGCCGCCGCACGGAGACGAAAAAATGCTCTACACTCGACTGTTACCTACCAACG CAGGTGGGAGGCTGCAGCAACCGAGCTCAGAGGAGACCGTTCTcacaggacagacaggtggacagacaggtggacagacaggcggACAGACAGGCGGACAGACAGGCGGACAGACAGGCGGACAGAGACATCTTCAACAGGACCAAAG CTCCAGAAATGTCCAGCTGCGTCCGGTCCGTTGACTGCGCTTCCGGTCTGTGCTGCGTCCGGTACCTGACCGGGAAGCGCTGCCAGCGGATCCCGGTGGAGGGCGAGGCCTGCCTGCTGCGCAGCTCCGGTAAACTGCGGAGGAAACTCGGCCGCTGCGAGTGCGACGCTGGGCTGTCCTGCGCCGCCGacaggggggcggagccagggaGAGCCAAAGGACAGGGGGTGTGTCAGCCCCGCATGGGGCGGGGCCAGAGGAATACAAGGCATTCTGGGAAGAAAAAGCAAACTGTGGAGCGGAGCTGCTAA
- the LOC130197173 gene encoding dickkopf-related protein 4-like isoform X2 encodes MWRSVLCVSLVWGLGLGLDLDRNTIRSSKETSQQKGGLPDRIHGDRVERPVRRRTETKKCSTLDCYLPTVGGCSNRAQRRPFSQDRQVDRQVDRQADRQADRQADRQADRDIFNRTKAPEMSSCVRSVDCASGLCCVRYLTGKRCQRIPVEGEACLLRSSGKLRRKLGRCECDAGLSCAADRGAEPGRAKGQGVCQPRMGRGQRNTRHSGKKKQTVERSC; translated from the exons ATGTGGAGAAGCgtcctgtgtgtatctctggtctggggtctgggtctgggtctggatctGGACCGCAACACCATCCGGTCCTCCAAAGAGACCTCGCAGCAGAAAGGCGGGCTGCCG GATCGTATCCATGGCGACAGGGTGGAGCGTCCCGTACGCCGCCGCACGGAGACGAAAAAATGCTCTACACTCGACTGTTACCTACCAACG GTGGGAGGCTGCAGCAACCGAGCTCAGAGGAGACCGTTCTcacaggacagacaggtggacagacaggtggacagacaggcggACAGACAGGCGGACAGACAGGCGGACAGACAGGCGGACAGAGACATCTTCAACAGGACCAAAG CTCCAGAAATGTCCAGCTGCGTCCGGTCCGTTGACTGCGCTTCCGGTCTGTGCTGCGTCCGGTACCTGACCGGGAAGCGCTGCCAGCGGATCCCGGTGGAGGGCGAGGCCTGCCTGCTGCGCAGCTCCGGTAAACTGCGGAGGAAACTCGGCCGCTGCGAGTGCGACGCTGGGCTGTCCTGCGCCGCCGacaggggggcggagccagggaGAGCCAAAGGACAGGGGGTGTGTCAGCCCCGCATGGGGCGGGGCCAGAGGAATACAAGGCATTCTGGGAAGAAAAAGCAAACTGTGGAGCGGAGCTGCTAA
- the ppiaa gene encoding peptidyl-prolyl cis-trans isomerase A, which translates to MSRPRVFFDVASDGTPMGRVVMELRDDVVPKTAENFRALCTHDKGFGYKGSSFHRIIPKFMCQGGDFTNHNGTGGKSIYGNKFADENFTLNHTVPGTLSMANAGPNTNGSQFFICTDKTPWLDGKHVVFGTVVEGLEVVRKMESTGSQSGKTSAKITIADCGQL; encoded by the exons ATGTCCAGACCACGAGTCTTCTTCGACGTCGCCTCCGACGGCACCCCGATGGGCCGGGTGGTGATGGAG CTCCGCGACGACGTGGTGCCAAAGACCGCCGAGAACTTCCGTGCCCTGTGCACCCACGACAAGGGCTTCGGCTACAAAGGCTCCAGCTTCCACCGCATCATCCCCAAGTTCATGTGCCAG ggcGGTGACTTCACCAACCACAATGGAACCGGTGGAAAGTCCATCTACGGCAACAAGTTCGCCGACGAGAACTTCACCCTGAATCACACCGTCCCCGGCACCCTGTCCATGGCCAATGCTGGGCCCAACACCAACGGGTCCCAGTTCTTCATCTGCACAGACAAGACCCCATG gctGGATGGGAAGCATGTGGTGTTCGGCACCGTGGTGGAGGGGCTTGAAGTGGTGAGGAAGATGGAGTCCACTGGCAGCCAGAGCGGCAAAACCTCAGCCAAGATCACCATCGCCGACTGCGGTCAGCTCTGA
- the LOC130197125 gene encoding zinc finger MIZ domain-containing protein 2-like isoform X1, whose protein sequence is MNPLNQMKAGLGNNPHSEGSYTYDPSGWQQPTNQPTGSLSVVTTVWGVTNPSASQGMGGGVMGPGANPGGGPMMQGPGGPGMAGGHGGYMGQQGYGEPSKGYMNQGMYGRTGGGYGGGPGGYSSSYPSNAGGSRGSADFSQAAAAAAVAAAAATATATATATVAAIQEKQNQDMNYGQMGGTAYNNQFMAHAGSRGPPGMGPGPGPARGPSSMGPMYGPGGGPQRHPQHPQHPQHQQHPQHQQHPQHPNYGPGPQQGHLRPPQGLKRPYSSESFPGMPQQYSVQVGPSVSVMSGPGGAGGSIPGSGGGGHGGHGPYSSPNMQYHPGPGGPGPAPQRSGSSPSYQTHKMSLPQYPPSGPPNSQYYKQEQFNGQGGGLNAMTTGGTAGVYTSFNQPSGPGRGLPGYPSSPGNPTPPITPSSSMAPPYMSPGNTDIKPPPSSFLPDVKPNVAGLPPPPPSGNPSDDLRLTFPVRDGVVLEPFRLEHNLAVSNHVFQLRDSVYKTLIMRPDLELQFKCYHHEDRQMNTNWPASVQVSVNATPLTIERGDNKTSHKPLYLKQVCQPGRNTIQITVTACCCSHLFVLQLVHRPSVRSVLQGLMKKRLLPAEHCVTKIKRNFSSGSIPATPGLNGEDGVEQTAIRVSLKCPITFRRIQLPARGHDCRHIQCFDLESYLQLNCERGTWRCPVCNKTALLEGLEVDQYMLGILIYVQNSEYEEITIDPVCSWKPVPVKPDLHVKEDPDGPVLKRCRTLSPSHMVLPSVMEMIASLGPTPSSPMPYPPLPAGGSGGGSTVDYPGPAPSYPSQHGFPDFSGPGTPGIGGDFSSPGPPPLSYQSELSSALLTPDKPPPHPLAGQMSGRLDSTSHGAPLSQQHSQGLHGSMMMQRSNQNPRRQGDGSFGLGATEPEPSLDLLPELTNPDELLSYLGPPDLPNNNNNDDLLSLFENN, encoded by the exons ATGAACCCCCTAAACCAGATGAAGGCGGGACTGGGCAACAacccacacag tgaggGCTCCTACACATATGACCCCTCCGGCTGGCAGCAGCCAACCAATCAGCCCACAGGATCCCTCTCCGTGGTAACCACCGTGTGGGGCGTGACCAATCCTTCGGCCAGccag ggaATGGGTGGAGGGGTAATGGGGCCTGGGGCCAACCCGGGTGGGGGGCCCATGATGCAGGGCCCCGGGGGGCCGGGCATGGCCGGAGGCCACGGGGGCTACATGGGGCAGCAGGGCTACGGCGAGCCCAGCAAGGGCTACATGAACCAGGGCATGTACGGGCGCACGGGCGGGGGCTACGGAGGAGGGCCGGGGGGATACTCCAGCAG TTACCCGTCCAACGCCGGCGGTTCCAGAGGTTCGGCCGACTTCTCTCAGGCCGCGGCCGCTGCTGCCgtcgctgctgccgccgccacgGCCACGGCAACCGCCACGGCAACCGTTGCTGCCATCCAGGAGAAGCAGAACCAGGACATGAACTATGGACAG ATGGGAGGGACGGCCTACAACAACCAGTTCATGGCCCATGCCGGCTCCCGTGGCCCCCCTGGCATGGGACCCGGGCCGGGACCTGCCAGGGGCCCTTCCTCAATGGGCCCAATGTATGGACCTGGGGGGGGGCCCCAGAGGCACCCACAGCACCCACAGCACCCACAGCACCAACAGCACCCACAGCACCAACAGCACCCACAACACCCAAACTACGGCCCCGGACCACAGCAGGGCCACTTGAGGCCCCCACAGGGCCTGAAACGGCCCTACAGCTCTGAG tcctTCCCAGGGATGCCTCAGCAGTACAGTGTTCAGGTCGGTCCCAGCGTGAGCGTGATGTCGGGTCCCGGTGGTGCCGGCGGTTCAATTCCAGGTTCGGGTGGCGGCGGTCACGGGGGTCATGGCCCGTACTCCAGCCCCAACATGCAGTACCACCCAG GTCCTGGCGgtccaggccccgccccccaacgctctggctcctccccctcctatcAGACCCATAAGATGTCCCTCCCACAGTACCCCCCCTCAGGACCTCCCAACTCGCAGTACTACAAG CAGGAGCAGTTTAACGGTCAGGGTGGAGGTCTAAACGCTATGACGACAGGAGGCACCGCTGGAGTCTACACCTCCTTTAACCAGCCGTCTGGG ccggGTCGAGGGTTGCCAGGTTACCCCTCCTCTCCGGGTAACCCTACCCCCCCCATCACCCCCAGCAGCTCCATGGCTCCGCCCTACATGTCGCCAGGCAACACTGACATCAAGCCGCCGCCCTCTTCCTTCCTGCCGGACGTCAAACCCAACGTGGCCGGcctgccgccgccccccccttcAG GTAACCCGAGCGACGACCTGCGGCTGACCTTCCCTGTGCGTGACGGTGTGGTCCTAGAGCCCTTCAGATTAGAGCACAACCTGGCGGTCAGTAACCACGTCTTCCAGCTGAGAGACTCTGTCTACAAGACACTCATcatgag accggACCTGGAGCTCCAGTTTAAGTGTTACCACCACGAGGATCGACAGATGAACACCAACTGGCCGGCCTCGGTGCAG gtgaGTGTGAACGCGACCCCTCTGACCATCGAGCGAGGCGACAACAAGACGTCCCACAAGCCCTTGTACCTGAAGCAGGTGTGCCAGCCGGGCAGGAACACCATCCAGATCACCGTCACCGCCTGCTGCTGC TCTCACTTGTTCGTGCTCCAGCTGGTCCACCGGCCGTCCGTCCGCTCGGTGCTTCAGGGTCTGATGAAGAAGAGGCTGCTGCCGGCCGAGCACTGCGTCACCAAGA TCAAGAGGAACTTCAGCAGCGGTTCCATCCCCGCGACGCCCGGGCTGAACGGAGAGGACGGCGTGGAGCAGACCGCCATCCGGGTCTCACTGAAGTGTCCAATCACGTTCCGCCGCATCCAGCTGCCGGCCAGAGGTCACGACTGCAGacacatacag TGTTTTGATCTGGAGTCGTACCTGCAGCTGAACTGTGAGAGAGGAACCTGGAGATGTCCTGTTTGCAA taaaacAGCCCTGTTAGAAGGTCTGGAGGTGGATCAATACATGCTCGGGATCCTCATCTACGTTCAGAA CTCCGAGTACGAGGAGATCACCATCGACCCGGTGTGCAGCTGGAAGCCGGTCCCAGTGAAGCCGGACCTGCATGTGAAGGAGGACCCGGACGGCCCGGTGCTAAAGCGCTGCCGGACACTCAGCCCGAGTCACATGGTGCTGCCCAGCGTCATGGAGATGATCGCCTCACTAGGCCCCACCCCCTCGTCCCCCATGCcctacccccccctccctgcaggGGGCAGCGGGGGGGGTAGCACAGTGGACTACCCGGGCCCAG ctcCGTCCTATCCCAGTCAACATGGGTTCCCAGACTTCTCTGGTCCTGGGACTCCTGGCATTGGGGGGGACTTCTCCTctcccggccccccccccctctcctatcAGTCCGAGCTCTCCAGTGCCCTCCTCACCCCCGACAAGCCCCCCCCTCACCCGCTGGCCGGACAG aTGTCGGGCCGTTTGGACTCCACTTCCCATGGTGCACCTCTCTCCCAGCAGCATTCGCAGGGTCTCCACGGCAGCATGATGATGCAGCGTAGCAACCAGAACCCCCGTCGCCAAGGCGACGGCTCCTTCGGTCTCGGGGCGACGGAACCTGAACCGTCTCTGGAC TTGCTTCCGGAGTTGACCAACCCCGACGAGTTGCTGTCGTACCTCGGACCTCCGGACCTcccgaacaacaacaacaacgacgaccTGCTGTCGCTGTTTGAGaacaactga
- the LOC130197125 gene encoding zinc finger MIZ domain-containing protein 2-like isoform X2 yields the protein MNPLNQMKAGLGNNPHSEGSYTYDPSGWQQPTNQPTGSLSVVTTVWGVTNPSASQGMGGGVMGPGANPGGGPMMQGPGGPGMAGGHGGYMGQQGYGEPSKGYMNQGMYGRTGGGYGGGPGGYSSSYPSNAGGSRGSADFSQAAAAAAVAAAAATATATATATVAAIQEKQNQDMNYGQMGGTAYNNQFMAHAGSRGPPGMGPGPGPARGPSSMGPMYGPGGGPQRHPQHPQHPQHQQHPQHQQHPQHPNYGPGPQQGHLRPPQGLKRPYSSESFPGMPQQYSVQVGPSVSVMSGPGGAGGSIPGSGGGGHGGHGPYSSPNMQYHPGPGGPGPAPQRSGSSPSYQTHKMSLPQYPPSGPPNSQYYKEQFNGQGGGLNAMTTGGTAGVYTSFNQPSGPGRGLPGYPSSPGNPTPPITPSSSMAPPYMSPGNTDIKPPPSSFLPDVKPNVAGLPPPPPSGNPSDDLRLTFPVRDGVVLEPFRLEHNLAVSNHVFQLRDSVYKTLIMRPDLELQFKCYHHEDRQMNTNWPASVQVSVNATPLTIERGDNKTSHKPLYLKQVCQPGRNTIQITVTACCCSHLFVLQLVHRPSVRSVLQGLMKKRLLPAEHCVTKIKRNFSSGSIPATPGLNGEDGVEQTAIRVSLKCPITFRRIQLPARGHDCRHIQCFDLESYLQLNCERGTWRCPVCNKTALLEGLEVDQYMLGILIYVQNSEYEEITIDPVCSWKPVPVKPDLHVKEDPDGPVLKRCRTLSPSHMVLPSVMEMIASLGPTPSSPMPYPPLPAGGSGGGSTVDYPGPAPSYPSQHGFPDFSGPGTPGIGGDFSSPGPPPLSYQSELSSALLTPDKPPPHPLAGQMSGRLDSTSHGAPLSQQHSQGLHGSMMMQRSNQNPRRQGDGSFGLGATEPEPSLDLLPELTNPDELLSYLGPPDLPNNNNNDDLLSLFENN from the exons ATGAACCCCCTAAACCAGATGAAGGCGGGACTGGGCAACAacccacacag tgaggGCTCCTACACATATGACCCCTCCGGCTGGCAGCAGCCAACCAATCAGCCCACAGGATCCCTCTCCGTGGTAACCACCGTGTGGGGCGTGACCAATCCTTCGGCCAGccag ggaATGGGTGGAGGGGTAATGGGGCCTGGGGCCAACCCGGGTGGGGGGCCCATGATGCAGGGCCCCGGGGGGCCGGGCATGGCCGGAGGCCACGGGGGCTACATGGGGCAGCAGGGCTACGGCGAGCCCAGCAAGGGCTACATGAACCAGGGCATGTACGGGCGCACGGGCGGGGGCTACGGAGGAGGGCCGGGGGGATACTCCAGCAG TTACCCGTCCAACGCCGGCGGTTCCAGAGGTTCGGCCGACTTCTCTCAGGCCGCGGCCGCTGCTGCCgtcgctgctgccgccgccacgGCCACGGCAACCGCCACGGCAACCGTTGCTGCCATCCAGGAGAAGCAGAACCAGGACATGAACTATGGACAG ATGGGAGGGACGGCCTACAACAACCAGTTCATGGCCCATGCCGGCTCCCGTGGCCCCCCTGGCATGGGACCCGGGCCGGGACCTGCCAGGGGCCCTTCCTCAATGGGCCCAATGTATGGACCTGGGGGGGGGCCCCAGAGGCACCCACAGCACCCACAGCACCCACAGCACCAACAGCACCCACAGCACCAACAGCACCCACAACACCCAAACTACGGCCCCGGACCACAGCAGGGCCACTTGAGGCCCCCACAGGGCCTGAAACGGCCCTACAGCTCTGAG tcctTCCCAGGGATGCCTCAGCAGTACAGTGTTCAGGTCGGTCCCAGCGTGAGCGTGATGTCGGGTCCCGGTGGTGCCGGCGGTTCAATTCCAGGTTCGGGTGGCGGCGGTCACGGGGGTCATGGCCCGTACTCCAGCCCCAACATGCAGTACCACCCAG GTCCTGGCGgtccaggccccgccccccaacgctctggctcctccccctcctatcAGACCCATAAGATGTCCCTCCCACAGTACCCCCCCTCAGGACCTCCCAACTCGCAGTACTACAAG GAGCAGTTTAACGGTCAGGGTGGAGGTCTAAACGCTATGACGACAGGAGGCACCGCTGGAGTCTACACCTCCTTTAACCAGCCGTCTGGG ccggGTCGAGGGTTGCCAGGTTACCCCTCCTCTCCGGGTAACCCTACCCCCCCCATCACCCCCAGCAGCTCCATGGCTCCGCCCTACATGTCGCCAGGCAACACTGACATCAAGCCGCCGCCCTCTTCCTTCCTGCCGGACGTCAAACCCAACGTGGCCGGcctgccgccgccccccccttcAG GTAACCCGAGCGACGACCTGCGGCTGACCTTCCCTGTGCGTGACGGTGTGGTCCTAGAGCCCTTCAGATTAGAGCACAACCTGGCGGTCAGTAACCACGTCTTCCAGCTGAGAGACTCTGTCTACAAGACACTCATcatgag accggACCTGGAGCTCCAGTTTAAGTGTTACCACCACGAGGATCGACAGATGAACACCAACTGGCCGGCCTCGGTGCAG gtgaGTGTGAACGCGACCCCTCTGACCATCGAGCGAGGCGACAACAAGACGTCCCACAAGCCCTTGTACCTGAAGCAGGTGTGCCAGCCGGGCAGGAACACCATCCAGATCACCGTCACCGCCTGCTGCTGC TCTCACTTGTTCGTGCTCCAGCTGGTCCACCGGCCGTCCGTCCGCTCGGTGCTTCAGGGTCTGATGAAGAAGAGGCTGCTGCCGGCCGAGCACTGCGTCACCAAGA TCAAGAGGAACTTCAGCAGCGGTTCCATCCCCGCGACGCCCGGGCTGAACGGAGAGGACGGCGTGGAGCAGACCGCCATCCGGGTCTCACTGAAGTGTCCAATCACGTTCCGCCGCATCCAGCTGCCGGCCAGAGGTCACGACTGCAGacacatacag TGTTTTGATCTGGAGTCGTACCTGCAGCTGAACTGTGAGAGAGGAACCTGGAGATGTCCTGTTTGCAA taaaacAGCCCTGTTAGAAGGTCTGGAGGTGGATCAATACATGCTCGGGATCCTCATCTACGTTCAGAA CTCCGAGTACGAGGAGATCACCATCGACCCGGTGTGCAGCTGGAAGCCGGTCCCAGTGAAGCCGGACCTGCATGTGAAGGAGGACCCGGACGGCCCGGTGCTAAAGCGCTGCCGGACACTCAGCCCGAGTCACATGGTGCTGCCCAGCGTCATGGAGATGATCGCCTCACTAGGCCCCACCCCCTCGTCCCCCATGCcctacccccccctccctgcaggGGGCAGCGGGGGGGGTAGCACAGTGGACTACCCGGGCCCAG ctcCGTCCTATCCCAGTCAACATGGGTTCCCAGACTTCTCTGGTCCTGGGACTCCTGGCATTGGGGGGGACTTCTCCTctcccggccccccccccctctcctatcAGTCCGAGCTCTCCAGTGCCCTCCTCACCCCCGACAAGCCCCCCCCTCACCCGCTGGCCGGACAG aTGTCGGGCCGTTTGGACTCCACTTCCCATGGTGCACCTCTCTCCCAGCAGCATTCGCAGGGTCTCCACGGCAGCATGATGATGCAGCGTAGCAACCAGAACCCCCGTCGCCAAGGCGACGGCTCCTTCGGTCTCGGGGCGACGGAACCTGAACCGTCTCTGGAC TTGCTTCCGGAGTTGACCAACCCCGACGAGTTGCTGTCGTACCTCGGACCTCCGGACCTcccgaacaacaacaacaacgacgaccTGCTGTCGCTGTTTGAGaacaactga